GATCACTTCGGATTTACCCGACAGATAGGCCCGCACGGCGGCCGAGACACCCACGCCGCCAACAGCCAGCCCCGACAGCCCGATCAGCACCAGAAATGCACCGATCCGGTCAACGAAACGCGCGACACCGGGCGCCCCTTCGCGGGCATCGCGCCACCGCAGACCGCTGTCGCGGAACCTGTCTTGGGCTTCGCCTTCAAGGGTGGCGAGATCGGCATTGGCGGGAAGGGTCAGGCGGTATTGCGTGTGAAACAGCGTGCCCTCGGCGATGAGGCCGGAGTTGGCCAGATCAACGGTGCGCACAATCGTGCGCGGGCCAAGGCCAAAACCCGCCGAGCCGTTATCGGGATAGCGCGTCAGGATCGCGCGCAGGGTGAAATCCTGCGTTCCAAGACGGATGGTATCGCCGACGTTCAGCGCGAGCCGATCAGCCAGCAGCGGTTCGATGACTGCACCGTAATCCGCCAGCGCCTGTGGCAGGGGAATGGGCGGATCAAGCGTGACCGCGCCAACCAGCGGATAGGCGCTATCGACCGCCTTGATCTGCGTCAGCCCCCGTTCGACCGGATCGCGCGGCACCACCAGCATGGAGCGAAAGTCAACGGTTTCAGATACTTGGGTGGCGATGCTGTTCAGCCATGCCAGTTCGTCGTCACGGGCGAACCGGTAGGTAAATTCGACCTCGGCATCCCCCCCCAGCAGGGAGGCACCTTCGGCTGCGAGACCCGCCTCGATTGCGGCGCGCACGGTACCGACGGCGGCAATGGCAGCCACACCCAAGGCAAGGCAGGCAAGGAAAATACGAAATCCGCGCAGTCCGCCGCGCAATTCGCGGCGTGCAAAGCGAAAGGCAAGCGCGAGGCTCATGCAATGCGCCCGTCACGCAGGGAAATCACGCGATCGCACCGGCTGGCGAGTTCCGGCGCATGGGTCACGAGGATCAGGGTTGCACCGTGCCGGTCGCGCAGATCAAACAGCAGGTCGATGATCGCCGCGCCGTTGGTTTCATCCAGATTGCCGGTGGGTTCATCGGCCAGCAGCAGTTTTGGGCGCGGCGCGGCGGCGCGGGCCAGCGCGACGCGCTGTTGTTCCCCGCCCGAGAGCTGGTTGGGGTAATGGCCCGCGCGATCCTGCAAGCCGACAGCGGCCAATTCAGCCTCGGCGCGGGCAAAAGCATCGCGGTGGCCCGCCAGTTCCAGCGGGGTCGCGACATTCTCCAAAGCCGTCATCGTGGGAATAAGGTGGAAGGACTGGAACACCACCCCCATATTATCCCGACGCAGGCGCGCAAGGTTGTCTTCGCCCAAGTGGGTCATATCGCGCCCCAACGCCTGAACTGAACCGCTGGTGGCCTGTTCCAGACCGCCCATGATCATGAGGAGTGACGATTTGCCAGACCCGCTTGGCCCGACCAGCCCCAAAGTTTCCCCGGCGGCCACATCCAGCGAGATGCCGCGCAGGATATCGACCATCCCCGCATTGCCGCGCAAGGACAGGGACACATCATTCAGCGACAGGATCGGTTCGGACATCAGCAAGGGCTTTCAATGGCTTCGCACCTTTGGATATGGGGCAGTGCGGGGGATGCGCAACCTTGGAATTGCCACGATTTTTACCTTTGGCACGTTGGCGCAGGCCGAACCGGTAACAATTGCCGCTTTGGGCGACAGTCTGACGGCGGGCTACGGGTTGGACACCGCGGATGGTCTGGTGCCCCAGCTTGAGGCGTGGTTGCGCGCGAGGGGTGCGGATGTCGTGCTGATCAACGCGGGCGTGTCGGGGGATACGACGGCGGGTGGGCTGTCTCGCGTGGACTGGACCCTGACGCCGGAGGTGGATGGGATGATTGTCACCCTTGGCGGCAATGATTTCCTGCGCGGCATTGATCCGGCGGTGAGCCGTGAAAACCTGCGCGGGATTTTGCAGGCGGCGGCGGATGCCGATGTCGCGGTTCTGTTGATCGGGATCGCTGCGTCCAACAATTACGGCCCGGACTACAAGGCGGATTTTGATGCCATGTATCCTGCGTTGGCCGCGGAATTCGACGTGCAACTGGTGCCGCGCTATTTCCAGGGGTTGCTGGACGCAGCGGGCAGCCGGGAGAAGGTGCGCAATTTCATGCAACGCGACGGGATTCATCCCAATCCGGCGGGTGTGAACGCGATCGTCGAGGCCCTTGGCCCCGAGGTGCTGGCATTTGTTGCGCGTGTTTCCGCGCAGTGATCTGTATGCGGCGTCCAGCCCTGCTAAGCTGGGCGTTCAACGTTTCATTTCAGGGAGAGTTCCATGTCTGTCGCCAAGGTTATTGAAATCATCGCATCCTCGGGCAAGTCGTTTGACGATGCTGTCGAGGAAGGCATCAAAGAGGCCTGCAAAACGCTGAACGGCGTGACCGGTGCGTGGGTCGCCGACCAGAAAGTCACGGTCAAGGACGGCAAGGTCGATGAATACCGCGTTGTCCTGCGCGTGACCTTTGTCTTGAAGGACTGAATGGCAAAGGCGCAGACACGGCGTCTAGCGCATCGCGGCGCGTTTTTGTAAGCCCCGGTAGGTATAACTGGCGCGCACGGCCCCGTCTGCTGCGGCCAGAAATGCCGGGTCTTGCGGCAGGCAGCCGATCCCGCAGATCTGGCTGACGGTCATGGTATCGGTATCGACATACCACAGGCGCCCGCCCGGCGTGGCCACATAGCCATCAATGCCACTCGATTCATCGGTTTCAATATCTATGACTGATGGCACTTCGGAATCGTAATCGCGGCTGAAGGTGCTGTGCGTGTGGAAGGACGCGATCACGGTCAGTTTGATCGGCCAGTTGGGCAGCAGGCAGCTTGCCTCATCACCCTCCATGATCCGGGTGGCACGCAATTCGCCCAAGCGGTTGTAGCCGATATAGCCGCATAATTCGCGGTTTTCGGTGACCGAGCGCGGTTGCAGCTCGGCGAATAAATCCATGATAAAGGCGAGTTCCTCGCCATCACCTGTGGATTCACCGGTGTTGTCCTGTGCGATGGCAGGGCTGGCAATCAGAGCGAGCGGGAGAAGGAATTTCAACATGCACCCAAGTATTCCCGCGCTTTCGGCCGTTGGCAATGGTCCCTTGCCAAAAAGCCGCATGAGACATATTTTAATTTTGGCATATATCTAGGAGACCAAAAATGGCTGGTAAGAAAATCACCTGTCTGTCCTGCGGGCAAACCAACGCCGTGCCGTTTGATAAACTTGCGGCGGGGCCAAAATGCGGGACATGCAAGGCCCCCTTGATGCCCGATGCGCCGGTCGATGTGGATTTGGCGACGCTGGTCAAGGCCGCGCAAACTGACGATGTGCCGCTGGTCGTGGATTTCTGGGCGCCCTGGTGTGGCCCCTGCAAAATGATGGGGCCCGAGTTTGCCAAGGCCGCAAACGCGCTGAAGGGCCAAGCACGGTTGATCAAGCTCGATACTCAGAAACATCAATCCGCAGGCCAGCGCTATGGTATTCGCGGTATCCCGACGATGGTCGCCTTCAAGGGCGGGCGCGAGGTCAAGCGTCAGTCAGGGGCCGTGAGTGCGGGCGCTATTACCGATTGGGTCAAGGGGCTATGAACGCAAAAAGGGGCAGCGCGGTGCTGCCCCTTTTCGTATCTTAGCGATCCCCGAGGGGGCGCGTGATTTAGGCCAGAGCCAGGTTCACGGCGCTTTCGCGACCATCACGGCCAGCTTCGATGTCGAAAGTAACTTTCGCGCCATCAGCCAGACCGGTCATGCCGGAACGCTCGACTGCGGAGATGTGGACGAATACGTCCTTAGAACCGCCTTCGGGCTCGATAAAGCCGAAACCTTTAGTTGAGTTGAACCATTTCACGGTGCCATTAGCCATCGTGTCTTTTCCTTACATAAACGCTGCCCGCGAGAGTGCGGCAGCCTTGGCGTAGTCAGTGCTAGATCGAAGAACTGTAGCCTATGAAGGAAGACAGGGGTCGAGATAGAATAACGTTCGCGAGGGTCATATGGCGACGTTTTGCAGAAAAAGCAAGGGTTTTTGAGTCTGTTGCGGGGTTTGCGCGGATTTGCGCCTTGCCCTTTGGCGCAGCGCAATGCGACATGCGCACAAGGTATTTTGGAAGGATTTGCAGTGCGCTGGGATGAATTGATGGACCGCGCGGGCGGTGTTTGCGAATTTTGCGGCGCGGCGGATGAATTGGCGAGTGTTGACGTAACGGGTGACGATCAAGTGCTGCTTTGCCCCGCCTGCCGCGGTGAGGGTGACGTGCCCGCCGCACACTGGCGCTGCCTTGAGGGCGCGGCCTGGTCCGGCGTGCCATCCGTGCAGATCGCCGTCTGGCGCAAATTGGGCGAGATCGCGGAGGCGTGGGCCAGTGAGGCGCGCGAAGGCATGATGATGGACCCCGACGTGGCCGCGCGCGCCGCCGATACGGGTGCTGCCGAGGTCGTGCATGTGGACAGCAACGGGATGCGGCTGGACCACGGCGACACGGTTGTTTTGATCAAAGACCTACCAGTTAAGGGCGCAGGATTTACCGCGAAACGCGGCACCGCAGTGCGCTCGATCTCGCTGGTGCCGGACAACGCAGGCCACATCGAAGGGCGCATTGAAGGGCAGCGGATTGTTATTCTGACGGAATTCGTAAAGCGCAAGTAGGCGTGGCGGGACAAGTCCCGCCCTACATGGTTTGTTAACCGTATTCGTGTTGGGTTGGATCATGCCCAATTATCGACGCCCGAGTCAGCCGAACGTGCCTGTGTTTTTCACGGTCTGCCTTGCGGATCGGAAATCGACAGCGCTGGTAGATTACATTGAAATCTTGCGGAATGCGGTGCGCGTCACACAGCGCGATCGGTCTTTCGATATCTTTGCATGGGTGGTCCTGCCGGATCATATGCATGCGGTTTGGAAGATGTCGACAGCAGACCCAAATTTTTCCCAACGCTGGGGCCGCATCAAAGCGCGGTTTTCCCGTGACGCCTGTAGGGCGGGACTTGTCCCGCCTGCCCAATCACAACGCGGGCAACTCGGCCCGCCACGGCGCGGTGAAAGTGGCGTCTGGCAACGCCGTTTTTGGGAGCACCACATCCGCGACGCGGCAGATTTGAACGCGCATATCCGGTATTGTCATGTGAATCCGGTGAAGCACGGGTTGGTAGCGCGGCCGGAGGAATGGGCATTTTCGTCGGTGCATCGTGAAATTGCGGCGGGAAGGTGGGTGGCGTGAGGTGGTCAGGGGTAAGGCGGGACAAGTCCCGCCCCACGGAGCTGGTAACAACCTACCGCACAAACTTCTTATGCTTCATCCGTTTCGGTTCCATCGCATCGGCCCCTAACCGGCGTTTCTTGTCTTCTTCGTAGTCTTCAAAGTTGCCCTGGAACCACTCAACGTGGCCTTCGCCCTCAAAAGCAAGGATGTGTGTGCAAATCCGGTCGAGGAAGAAGCGGTCGTGCGAGATGACCACGGCGCAGCCTGCGAAATCGACCAGCGCGTCTTCGAGGGCGCGCAGGGTTTCGACGTCGAGGTCGTTGGTTGGTTCGTCAAGCAGCAGGACGTTTCCGCCTGATTTCAAAAGCTTGGCCATGTGCACGCGGTTGCGTTCGCCGCCCGACAGGATGCCGACCTTTTTCTGCTGATCGCCGCCCTTGAAGTTGAACGCCGAGCAATAGGCGCGCGAATTCATCTGCGCGTCGCCCAGTTGGATAATCTCGCCACCGCTTGAGATTTCTTCCCAGACGGTCGCGTTGGCGTCCAGGGCATCGCGCGATTGATCGACGTAGGAAAGTTGCACGGTGTCGCCCAGTTCAATGGTGCCGGAATCCGGGTCGGACTGGCCTGTCAGCATGGAAAACAGTGTCGATTTCCCGGCGCCGTTGGGGCCGATCACGCCGACGATGCCGCCGGGCGGCAGGTCAAACGACAGGTCTTCGATCAACAGCTTGTCGCCCATGTGTTTGGAGATGCCGTTCACCTCGATCACCTTGTTGCCAAGGCGCTGACCGTTGGGAATGATGATCTGGGCGCGACCCATTTTTTCGCGCTCGGACTGGTTGGCAAGGTCGTTATAGGCGGTGATCCGGGCCTTGGATTTCGCCTGACGGGCCTTGGCGCCCTGACGCATCCATTCAAGTTCGCGCTCAAGGGTTTTCTGCTTGGATTTGTCCTCTTTGGCTTCTTTGGCAAGGCGCTTTGCCTTGGCTTCGAGCCAGCTTGAATAGTTGCCTTCGTGCGGAATGCCTGATCCGCGGTCGAGCTCAAGAATCCATCCGGTGATCGCATCGAGGAAATAGCGGTCGTGCGTAACGATCAGGATTGTGCCTTTGTAATCAATGAGGTGCTGTTGCAGCCAGGCGATCGTTTCGGCGTCAAGGTGGTTGGTCGGTTCGTCAAGCAGCAGCATGTCGGGCGCATCAAGCAGCAGTTTACACAGGGCCACACGGCGCTTTTCACCGCCCGAAAGCGTGGTCACATCGGCATCATCGGGGGGGCAGCGCAGGGCCTCCATGCTGACGTCAATCTGCGCGTCCAGATCCCAAAGGTTCTGCGCGTCGATTTCGTCTTGCAGCCTGGCCATTTCATCAGCGGTTTCGTCGGAATAATTCATTGCCAATTCGTTGTAGCGATCCAGAATGGCCTTTTTCGCGGCGACACCCAGCATGACGTTTTCGCGCACCGTCAGGGCGGCATCGAGTTCCGGTTCCTGCGGCAGATAGCCGACGGTGGCCCCTTCTGCGGCCCATGCCTCGCCCTGAAATTCCTTGTCCTGACCGGCCATGATCCGCATCAGTGTGGATTTACCGGTGCCGTTCACCCCGACCACGCCGATTTTCACGCCGGGCAGGAAGTTGAGGCGGATGTTTTCAAACACCTTCTTGCCGCCGGGATAGGTTTTGGACACGCCGTCCATGAAGTAGACGTATTGATAGCTGGCCATTGGGATTCTCCGTCATTCCGGTTTGATCCGCGTCTAGCGATTCCAACGGTGAGTAGCAATGTGCGCAGGTGACGTCCCTGGCGAAGTGCGGTCTTGCGGTAAAAGTGAAAAGAACCGTTAATGTAGCAATGGCACTTCAATCACGCTGATATTTCAACATGGGCGGCCCATATGGACTGTAATTGCTATCAATCACAACTTTTTCGCGTTTGATGCCGGTTTCGCGGTATGATGATCGGGTCACAGGGCCACAGAAGCCTTGGCACATTTGATCGGAACCAACAGCGACAGGGAACAAAATGTCCAAAAACAAATTGGTGGTCGGCCTTGATGGGTCACCTTCCGGAGAAAAGGCGCTTGCCTATGCCAAGGCGCAGGCGAAACTGATCGGCGACTGTGAAATCATGCTTTGTTTCGTGATCGAGTGGTCGCCGTTTTCGTTCCAGACACCGGAAGAAAACGAGATGCGTCACAAGCGGCGTGAAGAGGAAATCGCCACTGCGAAAGAGCGGGTCATTGATCCGGCGGTCGCGGCGACAAAAAAGGATGGCGTTGCGGCGTCAGGTCTGGTGCGGCACGGCGATGCGGCAGATATTCTGGATGACCTGGCTACGGCAAACGGCGCCTTGCAGATCATCGTAGGCCGGACCGGCGCGCGCGGTCTGAAAGAGCGCATCTTTGGTGGTGTCACGGGGCGACTTGTCGCGACGTCGCAGGTGCCCGTCACAATCATCCCATAATCAGGAGCCGATCATGAAAAAGTATTCAATCGCTTTGGCGGCGACTGCTGCCTTGCTTTCTCCGGTCGCCGCGCTGGCACAAGAGACAGCCGCAAGTTTTGATCAGCGCGTCAACGATGTGTTCGCATCCTCGACGGGTTGGTTTGTGAATCTCATTTTTTCGCCGCTGCCCTTCGAGGTGGCGGGGGCATCATTTCCCTGGATCGTGATGTGGCTTGTGGTGGCCGCGTCGATCTTTACCGTTTATTTCGGCGCGATCCAGGTGCGCGCCTTTGGGCATGCGATCAGCCTTGTGAAAGGTGATTACTCCGATCCCAATGATGCAGGTGAAGTCAGCCACTTTCAGGCGCTGGCGACGGCGCTGTCGGGCACGGTGGGTCTGGGCAATATTGCCGGCGTGGCCGTGGCCGTTGGCATTGGTGGCCCGGGCGCGACATTCTGGATGATCCTTGCGGGCCTTCTTGGGATGGCATCCAAATTCACCGAGTGCACGTTGGGCGTGAAATACCGCAACGAATATGCCGATGGCAGCGTTTCGGGCGGCCCGATGTATTACATGACCAAGGGCTTCAAGGAACGTGGCCTGCCCGGTGGCGCTGTGCTGGCGGTGATCTTTTCGATCTTCACGATCGGTGGCGCGCTGGGTGGCGGAAACATGTTTCAGGCCAATCAGGCCCATGCGCAGATAGCCGGTATTGTCGGCGACTATCCCGGCTGGATTACCGGTGTCGTGTTTGCGGTAGTTGTGTTCATGGTGATTGTCGGCGGTATCAAATCGATTGCGCAGGTGACTGAAAAGGTCGTTCCCTTCATGGGGATCATGTATGTCGCCGCGGCCATCGTGATCCTGTTGGTCAATTATGACCAGATCGGCTGGGCGTTCGGGCAAATCTGGGCGGGTGCGTTTACCGGTCTGGGTGTCGCGGGCGGCTTTGTCGGGGCGTTGATTCAGGGCTTTAAGCGGGCGGCGTTTTCCAACGAGGCCGGCGTGGGGTCTGCGGCCATCGCACACTCGGCTGTGCGCACCAAAGAGCCGGTGACCGAAGGCATCGTGTCGCTACTGGAACCCTTTATCGACACTGTGGTGATCTGCACCATGACTGCACTTGTCATCACGATTTCCGGTGTGCTGGTCGTCGATCAGGCGACGGGCCTTTATGTGCTGACCGAAGCAGGCACGTCGATTCAGACGGCTGACGGGTCTTCGGGCGTGCAATTGACATCGGCGGCCTTTGCCGCGGGCTTTGCATGGTTCCCCTATGTGCTAGCCGTGGCGGTGGTGCTGTTTGCATTCTCGACGATGATCACATGGTCCTATTATGGCCTTAAGGCCTGGACCTATCTGGTGGGTGAGGGCAAGACCAAGGAAAACGTGTTCAAGGTGACCTTCTGTCTGTTCATCGTGGTTGGTGCGGCGGCCCAATTGGGCGCTGTCATCGACTTTTCTGATGCGATGATCTTTGCGATGGCCGTGGTGAACATTACTGCGCTCTATGCCCTGATGCCCATCGTCAAGCGCGAGATGAACAGCTATTTCGACCGGCTCAAGTCGGGCGAGATCAAGAAGTTCGAACACTAGGTTCGCGACGTTTCATTACCCAGTGATCGGGGTGTGCCGGGAAACTGGCGCACCCCTTTTTGTTGGCATTTGACAATGTCCGTTGCGCATGGCCCATTTATCGCATCCCATGAAAGGAAATCCGATGACCTATGTTGCTGCCGCTGATCGCTATGAAAAGATGCCCTATCGCCGTTGCGGTAATTCGGGGCTGAAACTTCCGGCTGTGTCGCTGGGGTTGTGGCATAATTTTGGCCATGATTTTCCGCACCAGACCAAGCGCGAGATTTGCCATGCGGCCTTTGACCACGGGATCACGCATTTTGATCTGGCCAACAATTATGGCCCGCCCCCGGGATCGGCTGAGCATGCGTTCGGGTCGATCATGGCCGAGGATTTCAAGCCTTACCGTGATGAATTGATCATCAGCTCCAAGGCCGGTTACGAGATGTGGGATGGCCCCTATGGCGAATGGGGCAGCCGCAAGTATCTGATTGCGTCCTGTGACCAGTCGTTGAAACGCATGGGGCTGGATTACGTCGATATCTTTTATTCGCACCGTTTTGATCCCGATACCCCGCTTGAGGAAACGATGGGCGCACTGGATTATATCGTGCGCTCGGGGCGTGCGCTTTATGTGGGTATTTCGTCTTACAATTCGGAACGCACCCGTCAGGCCGTGGCGATTTTGCGTGACCTGGGCACGCCCTGCGTCATACACCAGCCGTCCTACAACATGTTGAACCGCTGGGTCGAACGGGACGGCCTGAAAGAAACGCTACGGGAATTGGGTGTCGGCTCGATCGCCTTCACGCCGCTGGCCCAAGGCATGCTGACCAAGAAATATCTGGGTGGCGTCCCCGAGGACAGTCGCGCCGCACAGGACAAATCGCTGGATCAGGGTTTGCTGTCCAAACGCGCGATCACGAATATTCACAAGCTCAATGATATCGCCGCCGGTCGCGGTCAGACATTGGCGCAGATGGCGATTGCCTGGGTGCTGCGCAACGGCGGGATCACCAGCGCGTTGATTGGTGCAAGCAAACCCGAACAGGTAATTGATTGTGCAGGCGCCGTGGCCAACCTGACGTTCAGCGCCGAAGAACTGGCGTTGATTGACGAATATGCCGACGAGGAAAAGATCAACCTTTGGGCCAGTTCGGCCGAGCTGGAAGGATGATCTCGCAGCTTTGCACCTGCGATCTGGACGGGAATGTCACCGTTGTATTGGCCCATGAGGGGCATATCGAGGCTCCGAACTGGCATCCTGATGGGTATCTGATTGTGAATGGCGGCGGGCGCTTGTTTCGCGTTGATCTGGCCGCGCCCGAACTGGTGCAGATTGATACGGGCGCGGCCACAGATTGCAACAATGATCACGGGATTTCGCCCTGTGGCACATTGTTGGTGGTGTCGGACGGGGCGCAAACGGATGGGTCGTGTCTTTATACGTTGCCCGTGGGGGGCGGCGCGCCAAAGCGCGTGACCGCACATGTGCCAAGCTATTGGCACGGTTGGTCGCCCGATGGTGCAAGGCTTGCCTATGTCGGCACCCGCAATGGCCCGTTCGGCGTTTATACGATTGGCATTGACGGGGGCGACGAGACCCTGCTGACGGCGGATTTCGATCATGTGGACGGGCCGGACTACGCGCCGGACGGCAAATGGATATGGTTCAATGGCGAGCGCGATGGCGCGGTCGATTTGTGGCGGATTCCGGCTGATGGCGGCACGCCCGAGCGGATGACGGATGACGCGGCTGTGAATTGGTTTCCCCACCCGTCGCCTGATGGTGAACATGTAGTTTATCTGGCTTATCCGGCAGGCACAAAGGGGCATCCCGCGGGGCTGGATGTGGCGTTGCGGATCATGTCGGCACGTGGCGGGCGATCACGAAAACTGGTCGATCTACACGGCGGCCAAGGCACGATCAACGTGCCAAGCTGGGCCCCCGACAGTGGTGCCTTTGCCTTTGTGCGCTATCTATTCTAAGACGGATGAACCGAATTCTGGGGGCTTTGGTGGGTGAATTTCCGCATGCGCGCGCCGGTCAGGTGATTGGCCTGTTGGGGGGGTCGTTTGACCCGGCCCATAGCGGACACGTGCATATCAGCAAGGCCGCGCTGCAACGCTTTGGGCTGGATCGGGTCTGGTGGCTGGTCAGCCCCGGCAACCCATTGAAAAGGCACGGGCCTGCGCCGCTGAAGGACCGTTTGCAAGCGGCGTGCGCGATGATGCAACACCCGCGCGTGACGGTCACGGGGATCGAGGAACGCCTGGGCACCCGCTATACGGCGCAGACGATCACGGCGTTGCGCGCGCGCTATCCCGGCGTCCGGTTCGTGTGGTTGATGGGTGCTGATAACCTGGCGCAGTTTCACCTTTGGCAGGATTGGGAAAACATCATGGCGCAGGTGCCGGTGGGTGTTCTTGCCCGCCCCGGCGAGCGGATTTCGGCCCGGATGTCCAAAGCGGCTCGGGTCTACGCGTCTGCGCGATTGCCGGGGCGGGCGTCAGAATTATTGGGGCGGTTAGACCCGCCAAAGTGGTGTTTTGTGAACCTTCCGATGAACGCGGCATCGTCGAGTGCGATCCGCGCGCGCGGGGAATGGGGTGAAAAATGATGAAATCTGTTTCCAGACGGGCGTTTTTGGGTGGTGCGATGTCGGCAGTGGCCAGTGTCGCGCTGGCGGATGCGCCGCTGCGGTCCCTGCGCCCTGTGGCGCGAGACAATGCCGCGATTGACCCCGCAAGCCGCGTGTCGCCACTTGCGCGCACTACCACTGCGGAAATGATCGCCGAGGCGAATTTGGGCGGCACTGTTGGCTTTGTTGTGGCGGATATGCGCACGGGAACCGTTTTGGAAAACACCGACGGCGCTGTTTCGCTGCCACCGGCGAGCGTGGCCAAGGCTGTCACGGCGCTATATGCGCTTGACAGGCTGGGGCCAGCGCATCAATTCCAAACACGCATAATTGCTAATGGAGTCGTTTCAGACGGTATTCTGAATGGTAACTTGATATTGGCAGGTGGTGGCGATCCGATCCTGTCAACCGATCATCTGGCTGAGATGGCCGCGCAACTGAAGGAAACCGGCCTGCGCGAAGTGCGTGGCAAGTTTCAGGTCTGGGGCGGTGCGCTGCCCTATATCAATGAAATCGAACCGGGGCAGTTGGACTATTTGAGTTATAATCCGGCGCTGTCGGGCCTGAACCTGAATTTCAACCGGGTGCATTTTGAATGGGCGCGATCAGGTGGGGACTATCGCGTGACGATGGAGGCCCGCAGCGAGCGCTACCGCCCTGGCGTGGGCATGGCGCGGATGCGGGTCGTCGGGGGCAGCGGACCGGTCTTTGCCTATGCCGATGGCGGCGGATATGACGACTGGAGCGTGGCGCGCAGTGCGCTTGCCGATGGTGGCGCGCGCTGGTTGCCGGTGCGCAAACCGGCCCTTTATGCGGGAGATGTATTTGCCACTTTGGCGCGCGCGCAAGAGATTGCGCTGGCCGCGCCCGAAGTGATTGACGATCTGCCGGATGGCGATGTTCTGGTCACCTATGGGTCTGATGCGCTGCGCGACGTACTGCATGATATGTTGGAGTATTCGACGAACCTGACGGCCGAAGTTGCCGGGCTGGCCGCGACGCAGGCGGATGGCAACGGCGTGGCCACACACGCTGGATCGGCGCGCGCGATGGGGCGCTGGCTGGCGGAAAAGCACGGGGCGCGGGCCGATTTTGCCGATCATTCGGGGCTTAGTGATGCGTCCAGAATTAGCGCGCTGGAGATGGTGCAGGTGCTTGTGTCGCGCGCAAGCGGGCCGTTGCGTCCGATCCTCAAGGACATTGCGATGGTTGATGAAGAACGCAACGTCCTGCCGGATCATCCGGCGACGGTGGTGGCAAAAACCGGCACGTTGAATTTCGTGAGCTGCCTTGCGGGCTATGTGCGCACGGCGGGCGGCACCGATCTGGCCTTTGCGATTTTCGCTGCCGATCTTGACCGGCGCGCAGCGGCCAAGGCCCGCGGTGACGAGGTGCCAGAAGGAGCCATAGGTTGGAACCGGCGCGCCAAACGGTTACAGCAACGCCTGTTGCAGCGTTGGGGGCTGGTTTACGCTGGCTAAAGCGTCAAATGGCGCGCGCGCGAGCCGCGTTCAATCGCAGCGGCGTGCAGGCGGTCGATGTTCAACTCGTAGCGGATTTCTTCCAGCATACGGCCTTCGGGGT
This portion of the Octadecabacter sp. SW4 genome encodes:
- a CDS encoding ABC transporter ATP-binding protein; its protein translation is MSEPILSLNDVSLSLRGNAGMVDILRGISLDVAAGETLGLVGPSGSGKSSLLMIMGGLEQATSGSVQALGRDMTHLGEDNLARLRRDNMGVVFQSFHLIPTMTALENVATPLELAGHRDAFARAEAELAAVGLQDRAGHYPNQLSGGEQQRVALARAAAPRPKLLLADEPTGNLDETNGAAIIDLLFDLRDRHGATLILVTHAPELASRCDRVISLRDGRIA
- a CDS encoding arylesterase; protein product: MRNLGIATIFTFGTLAQAEPVTIAALGDSLTAGYGLDTADGLVPQLEAWLRARGADVVLINAGVSGDTTAGGLSRVDWTLTPEVDGMIVTLGGNDFLRGIDPAVSRENLRGILQAAADADVAVLLIGIAASNNYGPDYKADFDAMYPALAAEFDVQLVPRYFQGLLDAAGSREKVRNFMQRDGIHPNPAGVNAIVEALGPEVLAFVARVSAQ
- a CDS encoding dodecin family protein; this translates as MSVAKVIEIIASSGKSFDDAVEEGIKEACKTLNGVTGAWVADQKVTVKDGKVDEYRVVLRVTFVLKD
- a CDS encoding DUF4329 domain-containing protein — translated: MLKFLLPLALIASPAIAQDNTGESTGDGEELAFIMDLFAELQPRSVTENRELCGYIGYNRLGELRATRIMEGDEASCLLPNWPIKLTVIASFHTHSTFSRDYDSEVPSVIDIETDESSGIDGYVATPGGRLWYVDTDTMTVSQICGIGCLPQDPAFLAAADGAVRASYTYRGLQKRAAMR
- the trxA gene encoding thioredoxin, whose product is MAGKKITCLSCGQTNAVPFDKLAAGPKCGTCKAPLMPDAPVDVDLATLVKAAQTDDVPLVVDFWAPWCGPCKMMGPEFAKAANALKGQARLIKLDTQKHQSAGQRYGIRGIPTMVAFKGGREVKRQSGAVSAGAITDWVKGL
- a CDS encoding cold-shock protein, which encodes MANGTVKWFNSTKGFGFIEPEGGSKDVFVHISAVERSGMTGLADGAKVTFDIEAGRDGRESAVNLALA
- a CDS encoding PhnA domain-containing protein encodes the protein MEGFAVRWDELMDRAGGVCEFCGAADELASVDVTGDDQVLLCPACRGEGDVPAAHWRCLEGAAWSGVPSVQIAVWRKLGEIAEAWASEAREGMMMDPDVAARAADTGAAEVVHVDSNGMRLDHGDTVVLIKDLPVKGAGFTAKRGTAVRSISLVPDNAGHIEGRIEGQRIVILTEFVKRK
- the ettA gene encoding energy-dependent translational throttle protein EttA → MASYQYVYFMDGVSKTYPGGKKVFENIRLNFLPGVKIGVVGVNGTGKSTLMRIMAGQDKEFQGEAWAAEGATVGYLPQEPELDAALTVRENVMLGVAAKKAILDRYNELAMNYSDETADEMARLQDEIDAQNLWDLDAQIDVSMEALRCPPDDADVTTLSGGEKRRVALCKLLLDAPDMLLLDEPTNHLDAETIAWLQQHLIDYKGTILIVTHDRYFLDAITGWILELDRGSGIPHEGNYSSWLEAKAKRLAKEAKEDKSKQKTLERELEWMRQGAKARQAKSKARITAYNDLANQSEREKMGRAQIIIPNGQRLGNKVIEVNGISKHMGDKLLIEDLSFDLPPGGIVGVIGPNGAGKSTLFSMLTGQSDPDSGTIELGDTVQLSYVDQSRDALDANATVWEEISSGGEIIQLGDAQMNSRAYCSAFNFKGGDQQKKVGILSGGERNRVHMAKLLKSGGNVLLLDEPTNDLDVETLRALEDALVDFAGCAVVISHDRFFLDRICTHILAFEGEGHVEWFQGNFEDYEEDKKRRLGADAMEPKRMKHKKFVR
- a CDS encoding universal stress protein, whose amino-acid sequence is MSKNKLVVGLDGSPSGEKALAYAKAQAKLIGDCEIMLCFVIEWSPFSFQTPEENEMRHKRREEEIATAKERVIDPAVAATKKDGVAASGLVRHGDAADILDDLATANGALQIIVGRTGARGLKERIFGGVTGRLVATSQVPVTIIP